The Antedon mediterranea chromosome 7, ecAntMedi1.1, whole genome shotgun sequence genome has a segment encoding these proteins:
- the LOC140054950 gene encoding carboxy-terminal kinesin 2-like isoform X1: MSLCLVSTRDTTQGHGLFKLSVACHRSTLVGTKHTPQPTTGIHGSSAPVAKVCPTSKLPIMSKLPKPQFKRQLPENSQSNAAKKTKVNAPEVKKCFPKKSVELRKPKIVAKKQSTKRTGCAASTKISKTGNRPVAVTKKSVTAPKKRPAWDLKGRLSDMEKLMEMREMTNHSLQRNLNENNQQTERLDMKNVCLQKSVAQKDQILSENCQTISQLQRNIRDFEYEVATMKRRHQCETEDLEARNSSLELKKKSLEGEIEVLHKECIGLKCNIAQMKSDQVGMEAEVASIKGLLEKSQQTCTHQEEIIASLHAKIATHLDTIKVNESNLQEAESVRRKLHNTVQELKGNIRVFCRVRPLLHEEKETCGEINHLHFTGIDCNVLEMDKVDESCVGHRKSSGSKYSFDFDRVFSPDSSQVEVFEEISQMVQSALDGYNVCIFAYGQTGSGKTYTMEGPNNPNEETMGMIPRAVAQIFKCVDELEANGWTYTMQASFLEIYNEMIRDLLVSGEDKLKHEIKTDSQVTNLTLVDVTSQNEVKKLLEKASCNRSVAATDCNERSSRSHSVFRLKLNGSNELTSQVCEGTLNLIDLAGSERLTSSGSSGDRLRETKNINKSLSNLGNVIMSLGNKGSHIPYRNSKLTYLLQSSLGGNSKTLMFVNISPKEENISESLCSLRFATKVNQCNIGTAQKKMK; the protein is encoded by the exons ATGTCATtatgcttggtttccactagagacaCGACACAAGGacatggattattcaaactgtctgTCGCTTGCCATCGGTCaactctagtgggaaccaagcatact CCTCAACCAACTACAGGCATTCATGGTTCAAGTGCTCCTGTAGCAAAAGTTTGTCCAACCAGTAAACTGCCAATCATGTCTAAGCTTCCAAAGCCTCAATTTAAACGCCAGTTACCTGAAAATTCACAAAGTAATGCTgcaaaaaagacaaaagtaaATGCACCAGAGGTTAAAAAATGCTTCCCCAAGAAGTCTGTTGAGTTGAGGAAACCAAAAATTGTTGCTAAGAAACAATCAACGAAAAGAACAG gttGTGCAGCTAGTACAAAAATAAGCAAAACCGGAAACCGACCTGTGGCAGTTACAAAAA AATCGGTTACAGCTCCTAAAAAAAGACCAGCTTGGGATTTGAAAGGACGATTATCAGATATGGAAAAATTAATGGAGATGAGAGAAATGACTAATCATAGCCTTCAAAGGAATCTAAATGAGAATAATCAACAAACTGAACGACTTGACATGAAGAATGTGTGTCTACAGAAAAGTGTAGCACAAAAAGATCAAATCTTATCTGAAAATTGTCAGACAATAAGTCAACTGCAAAGGAATATAAG AGATTTTGAATACGAGGTTGCCACTATGAAGAGGAGGCACCAATGTGAAACAGAAGACTTAGAGGCACGGAATTCATCACTAGAGCTTAAAAAGAAATCACTGGAGGGAGAAATAGAGGTATTGCATAAGGAGTGTATTGGTCTCAAGTGTAACATTGCACAAATGAAATCTGATCAAGTAGGCATGGAAGCAGAAGTGGCATCTATTAAGGGCTTACTTGAAAAGTCGCAGCAGACTTGTACCCACCAAGAGGAGATAATTGCTAGTCTTCATGCTAAAATTGCAACTCACTTAGATACCATAAAAGTGAATGAGTCTAACTTACAAGAGGCGGAATCAGTAAGAAGGAAGTTACATAATACTGTCCAGGAACTCAAA GGAAACATACGTGTGTTTTGTAGAGTACGTCCTCTGTTACATGAAGAAAAGGAAACCTGTGGAGAGATAAACCATCTACACTTTACAGGAATTGATTGCAATGTCCTTGAGATGGATAAAGTTGACGAG AGTTGTGTAGGGCATCGAAAATCAAGTGGAAGCAAGTATTCATTTGACTTTGATAGAGTTTTCAGTCCAGATTCCAGTCAAGTTGAAGTTTTTGAGGAAATTTCGCAAATGGTACAGAGTGCCCTTGATGGGTACAATGTATGTATATTTGCTTATGGTCAGACCGGAAGTGGAAAGACTTATACAATGGAAGGTCCAAATAATCCCAATGAAGAAACTATGGGAATGATTCCTAGAGCAGTAGCACAGATATTTAAATGTGTGGATGAATTAGAGGCTAATGGTTGGACA TACACAATGCAGGCATCCTTTTTGGAAATTTACAATGAAATGATCCGTGATTTGTTGGTGTCTGGAGAAGACAAACTAAAGCATGAAATTAAAACTGATTCTCAAGTTACCAATCTTACTTTGGTAGATGTTACATCTCAAAACGag GTGAAGAAATTACTTGAAAAAGCATCTTGTAATCGTTCTGTTGCTGCAACAGATTGTAATGAAAGATCATCTCGATCACATAGCGTGTTTCGTCTAAAGCTGAATGGTTCAAATGAACTGACATCACAAGTATGTGAAG GAACTCTGAACCTGATAGATCTTGCTGGTAGTGAGCGTCTTACTAGTTCTGGATCGAGTGGGGATCGATTACGAGAAACCAAAAATATCAACAAAAGTTTGAGTAATCTTGGAAATGTCATCATGTCCCTTGGTAATAAAGGGTCTCATATCCCCTATCGTAATAGTAAGCTGACATACCTTTTACAAAGCTCGCTTGGTGGAAATTCAAAAAC TTTGATGTTTGTTAACATATCACCAAAAGAAGAAAACATTTCCGAGTCACTGTGCTCATTGAGGTTCGCAACAAAG gTAAATCAGTGTAATATTGGAACAGCTCAGAaaaagatgaaataa
- the LOC140054950 gene encoding carboxy-terminal kinesin 2-like isoform X2, whose translation MSSIGRPQPTTGIHGSSAPVAKVCPTSKLPIMSKLPKPQFKRQLPENSQSNAAKKTKVNAPEVKKCFPKKSVELRKPKIVAKKQSTKRTGCAASTKISKTGNRPVAVTKKSVTAPKKRPAWDLKGRLSDMEKLMEMREMTNHSLQRNLNENNQQTERLDMKNVCLQKSVAQKDQILSENCQTISQLQRNIRDFEYEVATMKRRHQCETEDLEARNSSLELKKKSLEGEIEVLHKECIGLKCNIAQMKSDQVGMEAEVASIKGLLEKSQQTCTHQEEIIASLHAKIATHLDTIKVNESNLQEAESVRRKLHNTVQELKGNIRVFCRVRPLLHEEKETCGEINHLHFTGIDCNVLEMDKVDESCVGHRKSSGSKYSFDFDRVFSPDSSQVEVFEEISQMVQSALDGYNVCIFAYGQTGSGKTYTMEGPNNPNEETMGMIPRAVAQIFKCVDELEANGWTYTMQASFLEIYNEMIRDLLVSGEDKLKHEIKTDSQVTNLTLVDVTSQNEVKKLLEKASCNRSVAATDCNERSSRSHSVFRLKLNGSNELTSQVCEGTLNLIDLAGSERLTSSGSSGDRLRETKNINKSLSNLGNVIMSLGNKGSHIPYRNSKLTYLLQSSLGGNSKTLMFVNISPKEENISESLCSLRFATKVNQCNIGTAQKKMK comes from the exons ATGTCATCAATTGGTCGT CCTCAACCAACTACAGGCATTCATGGTTCAAGTGCTCCTGTAGCAAAAGTTTGTCCAACCAGTAAACTGCCAATCATGTCTAAGCTTCCAAAGCCTCAATTTAAACGCCAGTTACCTGAAAATTCACAAAGTAATGCTgcaaaaaagacaaaagtaaATGCACCAGAGGTTAAAAAATGCTTCCCCAAGAAGTCTGTTGAGTTGAGGAAACCAAAAATTGTTGCTAAGAAACAATCAACGAAAAGAACAG gttGTGCAGCTAGTACAAAAATAAGCAAAACCGGAAACCGACCTGTGGCAGTTACAAAAA AATCGGTTACAGCTCCTAAAAAAAGACCAGCTTGGGATTTGAAAGGACGATTATCAGATATGGAAAAATTAATGGAGATGAGAGAAATGACTAATCATAGCCTTCAAAGGAATCTAAATGAGAATAATCAACAAACTGAACGACTTGACATGAAGAATGTGTGTCTACAGAAAAGTGTAGCACAAAAAGATCAAATCTTATCTGAAAATTGTCAGACAATAAGTCAACTGCAAAGGAATATAAG AGATTTTGAATACGAGGTTGCCACTATGAAGAGGAGGCACCAATGTGAAACAGAAGACTTAGAGGCACGGAATTCATCACTAGAGCTTAAAAAGAAATCACTGGAGGGAGAAATAGAGGTATTGCATAAGGAGTGTATTGGTCTCAAGTGTAACATTGCACAAATGAAATCTGATCAAGTAGGCATGGAAGCAGAAGTGGCATCTATTAAGGGCTTACTTGAAAAGTCGCAGCAGACTTGTACCCACCAAGAGGAGATAATTGCTAGTCTTCATGCTAAAATTGCAACTCACTTAGATACCATAAAAGTGAATGAGTCTAACTTACAAGAGGCGGAATCAGTAAGAAGGAAGTTACATAATACTGTCCAGGAACTCAAA GGAAACATACGTGTGTTTTGTAGAGTACGTCCTCTGTTACATGAAGAAAAGGAAACCTGTGGAGAGATAAACCATCTACACTTTACAGGAATTGATTGCAATGTCCTTGAGATGGATAAAGTTGACGAG AGTTGTGTAGGGCATCGAAAATCAAGTGGAAGCAAGTATTCATTTGACTTTGATAGAGTTTTCAGTCCAGATTCCAGTCAAGTTGAAGTTTTTGAGGAAATTTCGCAAATGGTACAGAGTGCCCTTGATGGGTACAATGTATGTATATTTGCTTATGGTCAGACCGGAAGTGGAAAGACTTATACAATGGAAGGTCCAAATAATCCCAATGAAGAAACTATGGGAATGATTCCTAGAGCAGTAGCACAGATATTTAAATGTGTGGATGAATTAGAGGCTAATGGTTGGACA TACACAATGCAGGCATCCTTTTTGGAAATTTACAATGAAATGATCCGTGATTTGTTGGTGTCTGGAGAAGACAAACTAAAGCATGAAATTAAAACTGATTCTCAAGTTACCAATCTTACTTTGGTAGATGTTACATCTCAAAACGag GTGAAGAAATTACTTGAAAAAGCATCTTGTAATCGTTCTGTTGCTGCAACAGATTGTAATGAAAGATCATCTCGATCACATAGCGTGTTTCGTCTAAAGCTGAATGGTTCAAATGAACTGACATCACAAGTATGTGAAG GAACTCTGAACCTGATAGATCTTGCTGGTAGTGAGCGTCTTACTAGTTCTGGATCGAGTGGGGATCGATTACGAGAAACCAAAAATATCAACAAAAGTTTGAGTAATCTTGGAAATGTCATCATGTCCCTTGGTAATAAAGGGTCTCATATCCCCTATCGTAATAGTAAGCTGACATACCTTTTACAAAGCTCGCTTGGTGGAAATTCAAAAAC TTTGATGTTTGTTAACATATCACCAAAAGAAGAAAACATTTCCGAGTCACTGTGCTCATTGAGGTTCGCAACAAAG gTAAATCAGTGTAATATTGGAACAGCTCAGAaaaagatgaaataa